A window of the Verrucomicrobiia bacterium genome harbors these coding sequences:
- a CDS encoding UvrD-helicase domain-containing protein: MPKAKDPKPKTAKPSEIKLTPAQEAAATTLGTNILVAAGAGTGKTRVLVERFLHYVLSGQARVTEILALTFTDKAANEMKSRILKRLEDMGLESERRELESAYISTFHTFAARVLREHPLEAGVDPDFRVTEEEEAAFLREQALEELLEAGCEKGTGLFELVRVYGEDTVREAAVRMVSAAHHEGRGLEEFLRLAKPLPAKAPSPAENFKRLGEDTLAAEFGRFEASEWDWATVERFKEWQKTFSRKRDKKDSTDWQDAKRAAGDFLALRLDTFARPWKESLEAFALAFEEAYEKAKKEKGLLDFDDLGMKTARLFKKPGRAHAKLLEDYRKKFRAILVDEFQDTDYLQLELIELLAGKDNLFLVGDYKQSVYGFRGAEPHLFLEKAKAFENGAGVCIPLLENFRTAGPVLDYLNHFFSRLWAEGGGVTFDPLICKAASKPAAGTEILLVKPGETEEPADVLRMREADRIADKILDFHEQGVPFKDMAVLSQAMTKSGIYEQALKSRGIPYYVLSGGGFYHQPEIRDMMSFLAFLENPLSDIPLAAVLRSPMFQVSDNALFWLSHHAKAADAALPLYQGVTRFREIPEISEEEKSKIAFFQSLAAELLALKDRLTLTELLDAILSRTSYELTVLSDPHGARRYANLKKMINLAREFETVEPLSPGAFLRLLKRLQGQEARESEAQIESEDTGEGVRLMTVHKAKGLEFPVVFAADLGREKRSPESNRILVLSRAAYSLQVRNEKTLDFEKPWSWREMYDARKRREKEESKRLFYVAATRAKQKLVLSGAYKPPKEGDEDKSFDEMATWMAWVMACPWEEARVLEEDGTRRGTVRAIAEKRDLTQLFPEFEPVDPAALVPAAQLTKIKTEASEILARLAPADIPPPRALNLPVSAYAAYQKAPLHYWRMYEIGTRDEAPEEKMDVIEPEDEPVNAADFGTAMHAVLERVDFRNPETASLQRSLDFYFSGAGQKEKDEARAILGRFLKSPLAARLRQAKNIHRELPFILNERHGMIHGVIDLLFQDARGDWHVLDYKTAVGDEEKVQASGYLIQIQLYAHAVRRILGVYPASGTLYFLKNNWEYRLDWKPGDLDDAGELIRRMQDEIVEFSGKGPETRVKPAKFSGDSPV, from the coding sequence ATGCCGAAAGCCAAAGACCCAAAACCAAAAACCGCTAAGCCGTCTGAAATCAAGCTGACGCCCGCGCAGGAAGCCGCGGCCACGACGCTCGGGACGAACATCCTTGTGGCCGCGGGCGCGGGCACCGGAAAAACGCGCGTGCTCGTGGAGCGCTTCCTTCATTATGTGCTCTCCGGCCAGGCGCGCGTCACGGAGATTCTGGCGCTGACTTTCACGGACAAAGCGGCCAATGAAATGAAGTCCCGCATCCTGAAAAGGCTGGAAGATATGGGCCTCGAGTCCGAGCGCCGGGAACTGGAGTCCGCGTACATTTCAACTTTTCACACGTTTGCCGCGCGCGTGCTGCGCGAACATCCTTTGGAAGCGGGCGTGGACCCGGATTTCCGCGTCACGGAAGAAGAGGAGGCCGCGTTTCTCCGCGAGCAGGCGCTCGAAGAGCTGCTGGAGGCAGGCTGCGAAAAAGGCACCGGCCTTTTCGAGCTGGTGCGCGTCTACGGCGAAGACACGGTCCGTGAAGCCGCGGTGAGGATGGTGAGCGCGGCGCATCATGAAGGCCGCGGCCTGGAAGAATTTTTGCGCCTGGCAAAGCCTTTGCCCGCGAAGGCTCCGTCGCCGGCGGAAAATTTCAAGCGGCTCGGCGAGGATACTTTGGCCGCGGAGTTCGGCCGCTTCGAGGCCTCGGAATGGGATTGGGCCACGGTCGAGCGTTTCAAGGAGTGGCAGAAGACTTTTTCGCGCAAGCGCGACAAGAAGGACTCGACCGACTGGCAGGATGCAAAAAGGGCGGCCGGCGATTTCCTCGCGCTGCGCCTGGATACGTTCGCGCGGCCATGGAAAGAAAGCCTGGAGGCTTTTGCCCTGGCTTTCGAAGAGGCTTACGAAAAAGCGAAAAAGGAAAAAGGGCTGCTGGATTTCGACGATCTCGGCATGAAGACGGCACGTCTTTTCAAGAAGCCGGGCCGGGCGCACGCCAAGCTGCTGGAAGACTACCGCAAAAAATTCCGCGCGATCCTGGTGGACGAATTCCAGGACACGGATTACCTGCAGCTCGAGCTGATCGAGCTGCTCGCGGGCAAGGACAACCTGTTCCTTGTCGGCGACTACAAACAGTCCGTCTACGGCTTCCGAGGCGCAGAGCCGCATCTTTTCCTGGAAAAGGCCAAGGCCTTTGAGAATGGGGCAGGGGTGTGCATCCCGCTGCTGGAAAATTTCCGCACCGCGGGCCCGGTGCTCGATTACCTGAATCATTTTTTCAGCCGTCTATGGGCCGAAGGCGGCGGCGTGACGTTCGACCCGTTGATTTGCAAGGCCGCCTCCAAGCCCGCCGCGGGCACCGAGATCCTTCTCGTGAAGCCCGGGGAAACCGAAGAGCCCGCCGATGTCCTGCGCATGAGAGAGGCGGACCGCATCGCGGACAAAATTCTCGACTTCCATGAGCAGGGCGTTCCGTTCAAGGACATGGCCGTGCTTTCCCAGGCCATGACCAAAAGCGGGATTTACGAGCAGGCCTTGAAGTCGCGCGGTATTCCGTATTACGTGCTCTCGGGCGGCGGCTTTTACCATCAGCCGGAGATCCGCGACATGATGAGCTTTCTGGCTTTCCTGGAAAATCCGCTTTCGGACATTCCGCTCGCCGCTGTTTTGCGATCTCCGATGTTCCAGGTTTCGGACAACGCGCTTTTTTGGCTGTCGCATCATGCCAAGGCCGCGGATGCTGCGCTGCCGCTCTATCAAGGCGTCACGCGCTTCCGTGAGATCCCGGAAATTTCCGAAGAGGAGAAAAGCAAAATTGCGTTTTTCCAAAGCCTGGCCGCGGAGCTTCTGGCATTGAAAGACCGGCTCACGCTCACCGAGCTTCTGGACGCCATTTTGTCGCGCACCTCCTACGAGTTGACGGTGCTGTCCGATCCGCACGGCGCGCGGCGCTACGCCAACCTCAAAAAAATGATCAACCTGGCGCGTGAATTCGAAACCGTGGAGCCCTTGTCGCCGGGCGCGTTCCTGCGCCTCTTGAAACGGCTGCAGGGCCAGGAGGCGCGCGAATCGGAAGCGCAGATTGAATCCGAAGACACGGGCGAAGGCGTGCGTCTCATGACCGTGCACAAGGCCAAGGGCCTGGAATTTCCCGTGGTCTTCGCGGCGGACCTGGGCCGCGAAAAAAGATCGCCGGAATCCAACCGCATCCTTGTGCTGTCACGCGCGGCGTACAGCCTGCAGGTGCGCAACGAGAAGACGCTGGACTTCGAGAAGCCCTGGTCCTGGCGTGAAATGTATGACGCGCGCAAGCGGCGAGAAAAAGAAGAATCGAAGCGGCTTTTTTATGTGGCGGCCACGCGGGCGAAACAAAAGCTGGTGCTGAGCGGCGCTTACAAACCGCCCAAGGAAGGCGACGAGGACAAGAGTTTCGACGAGATGGCGACCTGGATGGCGTGGGTCATGGCGTGCCCCTGGGAAGAGGCGCGCGTCCTGGAAGAGGACGGCACGCGGCGCGGCACGGTCCGGGCCATCGCGGAAAAAAGGGACCTCACGCAGCTTTTTCCGGAATTCGAACCTGTGGATCCGGCGGCGCTTGTTCCCGCGGCGCAGCTGACAAAGATCAAGACAGAAGCATCGGAGATTCTGGCGCGGCTCGCGCCCGCGGACATTCCTCCTCCGCGCGCGCTGAATCTGCCGGTGTCGGCTTATGCCGCGTATCAGAAAGCGCCGCTGCATTACTGGCGCATGTACGAAATCGGGACGCGCGACGAAGCTCCCGAAGAGAAAATGGATGTGATTGAGCCCGAAGACGAACCGGTGAATGCCGCAGATTTCGGAACGGCCATGCACGCGGTCCTGGAGCGTGTGGATTTCAGGAATCCGGAAACCGCGTCTTTGCAAAGGAGCCTGGATTTTTATTTTTCCGGCGCCGGCCAGAAAGAAAAAGACGAAGCACGTGCCATTCTCGGACGCTTCCTGAAAAGCCCGCTGGCCGCGCGCCTCCGGCAGGCGAAAAACATCCACCGCGAATTGCCGTTCATTTTGAACGAGCGCCACGGCATGATCCACGGCGTGATCGATCTGCTTTTCCAGGACGCGCGGGGCGACTGGCATGTGCTGGATTACAAGACCGCGGTTGGAGACGAGGAAAAAGTGCAGGCCTCGGGTTACCTGATCCAGATCCAGCTTTATGCCCACGCGGTGAGGCGCATCCTCGGGGTTTATCCCGCCTCAGGCACGCTCTACTTCCTGAAAAATAATTGGGAATACCGGCTGGACTGGAAACCCGGAGACCTCGACGACGCGGGCGAACTCATCCGCCGCATGCAGGACGAGATCGTGGAATTCAGCGGCAAAGGGCCGGAAACCAGGGTAAAACCCGCCAAATTTTCGGGTGACAGCCCTGTCTAA
- a CDS encoding response regulator has product MKSKKILVVDDEDDVRLFLQDFLSERDLEVAAAGSGEEAIEQIERSKPDIVLLDLMMPGMDGLQCLEQIKKKHADINIIMITALNDEARVAKAKKLGAHNYILKPFSLGYLETELMKLIG; this is encoded by the coding sequence ATGAAAAGCAAAAAAATCCTCGTGGTAGATGATGAAGACGACGTGCGGCTCTTTCTCCAGGACTTCCTGAGTGAGCGGGACCTGGAAGTGGCTGCCGCCGGCAGCGGGGAAGAGGCCATCGAGCAGATCGAACGGAGCAAGCCGGACATCGTGCTTCTGGACCTCATGATGCCGGGCATGGACGGGCTTCAGTGCCTGGAGCAGATCAAGAAAAAGCACGCGGACATCAACATCATCATGATCACCGCGCTCAACGACGAAGCCCGGGTGGCCAAAGCCAAAAAGCTCGGCGCCCACAACTACATCCTCAAGCCTTTCAGCCTGGGTTATCTCGAAACCGAATTGATGAAATTGATCGGCTGA